In Limibacter armeniacum, a single window of DNA contains:
- a CDS encoding RecQ family ATP-dependent DNA helicase, with protein sequence MSENKKATALALEKYFSFTHFRDGQEEVIDRIVSGESATAIFPTGSGKSLCYQLSAVLLPHLTVVVSPLLALIQDQMDFLKRKGIPAARIDSTLTPDEANQIANGLKAGEYKILFISVERFKNERFRTFLHSLKLSMLVVDEAHCISEWGHNFRPDYLKLPQYRQDFNIPQVLLLTATATPKVVADMCKKFGFPPENVTVTGFYRPNLHISIEPTSHQEKLAKLATLLSAKKEESSIVYVTLQQTANDVANYLVDQGVVAEAYHAGMKPDDRKAIQDRFMSGKSKVIVATIAFGMGIDKQDIRNVIHFDLPKSIENYSQEIGRAGRDGNDSECIVLASRDNLNVLENFVFGDTPELESIQKVLEGIKASGDRWEMQLYQLSNDSNIRQLPLKTLLVYLESLGVIQPMYSYYAEYRFKELIPRESIIGKFEGERQKFIWNVFSHSPKAKLWSAVDMEKLLNEEKYDRKRVISALEYFDSKGWVKLEAKKMTEVFRVLKQDFDPESTAKELHQLFVNKETGEIDRLHHMVEMLESDHCLTKSLSEYFGEETDWANCGHCSVCQTGKVTLPEAQELPSLGSMDAGEIIGNVEKVLNKVPAARTVALFLCGISNPKFSRIRNRQKSGFGLLESYPFKQVEDWVEQHLNQ encoded by the coding sequence ATGTCCGAGAATAAGAAAGCCACAGCGTTGGCATTGGAAAAGTATTTCAGTTTTACACACTTCAGGGATGGTCAGGAAGAAGTGATCGACCGGATTGTTTCAGGTGAGTCAGCCACAGCGATATTTCCTACAGGTTCGGGGAAATCTCTTTGCTATCAGCTGTCAGCAGTATTGCTGCCACACCTAACGGTGGTTGTTTCTCCTTTGTTGGCGCTTATTCAGGATCAGATGGATTTCTTGAAACGGAAAGGTATACCTGCTGCCCGTATAGATTCCACGCTTACACCAGATGAGGCGAACCAAATTGCTAATGGACTGAAAGCTGGTGAATATAAAATACTGTTTATTTCAGTTGAAAGGTTTAAGAATGAGCGTTTCAGAACATTCTTGCACTCACTCAAATTATCCATGCTGGTGGTGGATGAGGCACACTGTATCTCGGAATGGGGACATAATTTTAGACCTGATTACCTGAAGTTGCCACAGTATCGACAGGATTTCAATATTCCTCAAGTATTGTTATTGACGGCTACCGCAACCCCAAAAGTAGTAGCAGATATGTGCAAAAAGTTTGGGTTTCCTCCAGAAAATGTAACGGTAACAGGCTTTTACAGACCCAACTTGCATATAAGTATTGAGCCAACCAGTCACCAAGAAAAGCTTGCTAAATTGGCTACGCTACTTTCCGCTAAAAAAGAGGAGAGTAGTATTGTGTATGTAACGCTTCAGCAGACAGCCAATGATGTTGCGAATTATTTGGTTGACCAAGGAGTAGTAGCGGAGGCTTACCATGCAGGTATGAAACCTGATGACCGAAAAGCGATTCAGGATAGGTTTATGTCTGGAAAGTCTAAGGTGATTGTAGCAACGATAGCTTTTGGGATGGGGATTGACAAGCAGGATATCAGAAATGTGATTCACTTTGACCTGCCCAAATCCATTGAGAATTACAGTCAGGAGATTGGCAGGGCAGGACGTGATGGCAATGATTCGGAATGTATTGTATTGGCAAGTAGAGATAACCTGAATGTACTTGAAAACTTTGTTTTTGGAGATACACCTGAACTGGAAAGCATTCAGAAGGTACTGGAAGGAATCAAGGCTTCAGGTGACCGTTGGGAGATGCAGCTTTATCAGCTAAGTAATGACTCCAATATCAGACAGCTTCCATTGAAGACATTATTGGTTTATTTGGAATCGCTAGGGGTAATTCAGCCAATGTATAGTTATTATGCAGAGTATAGGTTTAAGGAGTTGATTCCTCGTGAGTCAATCATTGGCAAGTTTGAAGGCGAACGTCAAAAGTTTATCTGGAATGTATTTTCACACTCTCCTAAAGCAAAACTTTGGAGTGCCGTCGATATGGAAAAGCTGCTCAATGAAGAGAAGTATGATCGAAAGCGGGTGATCAGTGCGTTGGAGTACTTTGACTCAAAAGGGTGGGTCAAGCTAGAAGCGAAGAAAATGACGGAAGTATTCAGGGTACTGAAGCAGGATTTTGATCCTGAATCGACGGCAAAAGAACTGCATCAGCTTTTTGTCAATAAGGAAACTGGAGAGATTGACAGGCTGCACCATATGGTTGAGATGCTTGAGAGTGATCACTGTCTTACCAAATCTTTGTCTGAGTACTTTGGTGAAGAAACCGATTGGGCGAATTGTGGACACTGTTCTGTTTGTCAAACAGGAAAAGTAACACTTCCTGAAGCTCAGGAGTTGCCAAGCTTGGGCAGTATGGATGCAGGGGAGATTATAGGAAATGTAGAAAAGGTATTGAACAAGGTTCCGGCTGCCAGAACTGTAGCCTTATTTCTATGTGGAATTTCAAACCCTAAGTTTTCAAGAATTAGAAATAGACAGAAATCAGGGTTTGGCTTATTGGAGTCTTACCCATTCAAACAAGTAGAAGACTGGGTTGAGCAGCATTTGAATCAATAA
- the fucP gene encoding L-fucose:H+ symporter permease, translating to MAISVEPKVAPQQQNTTGGNNTFAFIVVTGLFFMWGFLTVLNDILIPHLKGLFDLNYTQASLVQFAFFAAYFIVSLPAGKIIEKVGYQNGIVLGLLIAATGTFLFYPAAEIRVFPLFLMALVVLASGITILQVAANPYVSILGKPEKAASRLNLAQALNSLGTTLGSKFGQIFILANVIFYTADELAALSPEQVLEAEAKTAASIQGPYVSFGIALVVMAVIMKLVKLPVINTSSPKTETTTTSKKSIWSFTHLILGVVAIFMYVGSEVSIGSFLVNYIMEKSTLPIEEADAAKWLPYFWGGLMVGRFIGSALSARFKASSILTIFSVSCVALIVTSMSLEGMPAIYAMVATGLFLSVMFPTIFTLAIHKLGVHTSQGSSLLVMAIVGGALLPVLMGFVADSISLNVAFTVPFIGILYIAFYGWKGSEPKGVE from the coding sequence ATGGCTATTAGCGTAGAACCTAAAGTTGCTCCTCAGCAACAGAATACGACTGGTGGAAACAATACATTTGCTTTTATCGTCGTAACAGGATTGTTTTTTATGTGGGGATTTCTAACTGTGTTGAACGATATCCTAATCCCACACCTTAAAGGTCTTTTTGACTTGAACTATACCCAAGCTTCATTGGTACAGTTCGCTTTTTTTGCTGCTTATTTTATAGTTTCCCTTCCTGCAGGTAAAATTATTGAAAAAGTAGGCTATCAAAATGGTATTGTATTAGGGCTCTTAATTGCAGCAACAGGTACATTCTTATTTTATCCTGCTGCTGAAATAAGAGTATTTCCACTGTTCCTGATGGCATTGGTGGTATTGGCTTCCGGAATTACCATTTTGCAAGTTGCAGCCAACCCATATGTTTCTATTTTGGGTAAACCTGAAAAAGCAGCGAGCCGTCTAAATTTAGCACAAGCACTCAATTCTTTGGGAACGACATTGGGTTCTAAATTTGGACAAATTTTCATCCTTGCAAATGTTATTTTCTACACTGCAGATGAATTAGCGGCATTATCACCAGAGCAAGTTTTAGAAGCTGAAGCAAAAACAGCGGCATCAATTCAAGGTCCTTATGTAAGTTTTGGTATTGCTCTTGTAGTTATGGCGGTTATAATGAAACTAGTCAAACTACCTGTTATTAATACTAGCTCCCCTAAAACAGAAACAACTACGACTTCTAAAAAAAGTATTTGGTCTTTTACTCACCTAATCTTGGGTGTGGTTGCCATCTTTATGTATGTTGGCTCAGAAGTTTCTATAGGTAGTTTCTTAGTTAATTACATAATGGAAAAATCAACTCTTCCAATTGAAGAGGCTGATGCAGCAAAATGGCTACCTTATTTTTGGGGAGGACTAATGGTAGGTCGTTTTATCGGATCAGCTTTATCTGCAAGATTCAAAGCTTCAAGCATTCTTACTATTTTCTCTGTTTCATGTGTTGCATTAATAGTTACTTCTATGTCATTAGAAGGTATGCCTGCAATATATGCAATGGTCGCTACTGGTCTTTTCCTTTCAGTGATGTTCCCAACAATCTTTACATTGGCGATTCACAAGTTAGGTGTTCATACAAGCCAAGGATCATCGCTTCTTGTTATGGCGATCGTTGGTGGAGCATTGCTACCAGTTCTGATGGGCTTTGTAGCTGACTCAATTTCACTAAATGTAGCATTCACGGTTCCATTCATTGGTATTCTCTACATTGCCTTCTACGGATGGAAAGGTAGCGAACCAAAAGGTGTTGAATAA
- a CDS encoding cation diffusion facilitator family transporter, which yields MAGSSKKAIYGAILANLGIAISKFIGAFFTGSSSMMSEGIHSMVDTGNGVLLLFGLKQSVKPADEKHPFGYGKEVFFWSFVVAILIFALGGGVALYEGIHHIISPVKVENVIWNYVILTLALIFEGSALRVALKQFNESRGDTPFIQSLMDSKDTSTVAIVIEDTAACLGLVIALVCVFLGQVTGIVYFDGIGSILIGLLLIAVSMFFAVECKGLLVGEGLMPRDNKIITDILAAEGNVLEYKRPLSLYFGPNEVLVNLEVNFKDSLTPDEVEQTIDRIEDSIRKRIPVVNRIFIEAETIKRKSKA from the coding sequence ATGGCAGGTTCATCGAAAAAGGCAATCTATGGCGCAATCTTGGCCAACCTTGGAATCGCAATCAGCAAGTTTATAGGCGCATTTTTTACTGGCTCATCTTCTATGATGTCTGAAGGGATTCACTCAATGGTAGATACAGGAAATGGCGTTCTGTTATTATTCGGTTTGAAACAGAGTGTCAAGCCAGCAGATGAAAAGCACCCCTTTGGATATGGAAAGGAAGTGTTTTTCTGGAGTTTTGTAGTGGCAATCCTGATTTTTGCATTGGGTGGAGGTGTTGCCCTTTATGAAGGAATTCACCATATCATCAGCCCTGTAAAAGTGGAAAATGTAATCTGGAACTACGTAATTCTGACGTTGGCGCTGATATTTGAGGGCTCAGCATTAAGGGTTGCTTTGAAACAATTCAATGAATCAAGAGGGGATACACCATTTATTCAAAGCCTAATGGACAGTAAGGATACCTCTACTGTGGCAATTGTTATTGAAGATACTGCCGCATGTTTGGGATTGGTAATTGCATTGGTTTGTGTATTCTTGGGACAGGTAACAGGTATCGTTTATTTTGATGGCATTGGTTCAATACTAATTGGATTGTTGCTTATTGCCGTTTCCATGTTTTTTGCAGTAGAATGTAAAGGACTGCTGGTAGGAGAAGGACTTATGCCAAGAGATAATAAGATCATCACAGATATTCTAGCAGCAGAAGGGAATGTGTTGGAATACAAACGACCATTGAGCCTTTATTTTGGTCCGAACGAAGTATTGGTTAACCTGGAAGTGAATTTCAAGGATAGCCTTACACCTGATGAGGTAGAACAGACCATTGATAGGATAGAGGATAGTATCAGAAAGCGTATTCCTGTTGTGAATAGAATATTTATTGAAGCAGAAACTATCAAAAGAAAGAGCAAAGCATAA
- a CDS encoding phosphoenolpyruvate carboxylase, whose amino-acid sequence MKDRIGKPYEDLEFLLTCLKEVLEENGEAELAKQIPWINAESPSLDGFNGELIQLYSLCFQLLNTVEVNGAVQHRRKKENDQSVATVHGLWGEKLVQLKKEGFTGPQIVEKLKDIMVEPVLTAHPTEAKRTTVLEHNRSIYLLMLNRENQMYTRYEQELNRNDIKNMLDTLWRTGEIYIEKPEVEDELRNVMHYLNNVFLKVLPILDRRFEQAWKEAGFAPELIQNVNDRARISFGDWVGGDRDGHPFVTDEVTRSTLHKLRLNAMILIRDAILQLVKKLSYSCKFEEADKKLKKRINEIMAEFGSEAQLTFDRNKGEVFRQYLALLMLKLPVHVSSEHAIGLIEHPHSYFYSSELKDDLLILQEALVKFGAKNGAYQYVNEAIRIVDTFGFHLAKLDIRQNSSFYDKAIAQLMNAASMDGDRFITWSEEKRIVFLNSELQSNRPFTHPDVPLEKEADTATKCFSVIADQVNKYGPNGIGALIVSMTRNVSDLLSVYLLCREAGLTFQTEEGLVCKLPVVPLFETIEDLQNSPQIMQSYLDHPITRRSLEYQRKVNGWAKPKQMVMVGYSDSNKDGGILASQWSLYHAQNRLTEVGAYREINMVFFHGKGGSISRGAGPTNWFIKALPPSSLNGYMRLTEQGETIEQKYANKMNASYNLELLQAGTAAATIRDTRRDPKNYEYSKIFSWLAEESKQLYVDLLNHPHFITYFAEATPIDAIESSRIGSRPARRTGKRTLGDLRAIPWVFSWSQSRCNLTSWFGVGTTLERLKKERPKDFKTFKEGLKTDAFIRYVFTNIDTSLEATNEEIMEQYSTLVKDKEVRSSIFKILSTELKKTRAIFKELLEQEFEARRSNHYHSNLLRSEALKPLHKKQITLLKKWRDQKEKQPDSPETEYTLLSLLGSINAISSALRTTG is encoded by the coding sequence GTGAAAGATCGAATAGGCAAACCCTATGAAGATCTGGAGTTTCTCCTGACGTGCTTGAAAGAAGTATTGGAAGAAAACGGTGAAGCTGAGCTTGCCAAGCAAATTCCATGGATCAACGCTGAGTCTCCATCTTTGGATGGTTTCAATGGTGAGTTGATTCAACTTTACTCTCTCTGTTTCCAGTTACTTAACACGGTTGAGGTAAATGGTGCAGTACAGCACAGACGTAAGAAAGAAAATGACCAGTCTGTGGCAACCGTTCACGGACTTTGGGGTGAAAAGCTAGTTCAACTCAAGAAAGAAGGCTTCACTGGACCTCAGATTGTTGAAAAACTGAAAGACATTATGGTTGAGCCTGTACTTACTGCTCACCCAACGGAAGCTAAACGTACGACCGTACTGGAACACAACAGAAGTATTTACCTGTTGATGCTGAACCGTGAAAACCAGATGTACACCCGTTATGAGCAGGAGCTTAACAGGAATGACATCAAAAACATGCTGGATACCCTTTGGCGTACAGGAGAGATCTATATCGAGAAGCCAGAGGTGGAAGACGAATTGAGAAACGTTATGCACTATCTCAATAATGTTTTCCTGAAGGTATTGCCAATCTTGGACAGACGTTTTGAGCAAGCTTGGAAAGAGGCTGGTTTCGCGCCGGAACTGATTCAGAACGTAAACGACAGAGCACGTATTTCATTTGGTGACTGGGTAGGTGGTGACCGTGACGGACACCCTTTTGTAACGGATGAAGTGACACGTTCTACTTTGCATAAGCTAAGGCTTAATGCTATGATCCTGATTAGGGATGCCATTCTTCAACTAGTGAAAAAGTTAAGCTACTCATGTAAGTTTGAGGAAGCTGACAAGAAGTTGAAGAAGCGTATCAATGAGATCATGGCGGAGTTTGGCAGTGAGGCGCAACTGACTTTTGATAGAAACAAAGGAGAGGTATTCAGACAATACCTTGCGCTATTGATGCTGAAACTTCCAGTACATGTAAGCAGTGAACATGCTATTGGATTGATTGAGCACCCTCATTCTTATTTCTATTCTTCAGAGCTGAAAGATGACCTGTTGATACTGCAAGAGGCACTAGTGAAGTTTGGTGCCAAGAATGGTGCATATCAATATGTCAATGAAGCTATCAGGATAGTAGACACTTTCGGTTTCCATTTGGCAAAACTGGATATTCGTCAGAATAGTAGCTTCTATGACAAAGCCATTGCGCAACTGATGAATGCAGCTTCGATGGACGGTGACCGTTTCATCACATGGAGCGAAGAAAAGAGAATCGTATTCCTGAATAGCGAGCTTCAGTCCAACAGACCATTTACTCACCCAGATGTTCCATTGGAAAAAGAAGCGGACACCGCAACCAAGTGTTTCAGTGTGATTGCTGATCAGGTTAATAAATATGGACCGAACGGTATTGGGGCACTGATTGTCAGTATGACAAGAAATGTATCTGACCTGCTATCAGTTTACCTGCTTTGCCGTGAGGCGGGACTTACATTCCAGACAGAAGAAGGCTTGGTTTGTAAGTTGCCGGTAGTGCCTCTGTTTGAAACGATTGAGGACTTGCAGAATAGCCCTCAAATCATGCAGAGCTACCTTGACCACCCAATTACCAGACGCAGTCTTGAGTACCAACGTAAGGTAAATGGATGGGCGAAGCCTAAGCAAATGGTCATGGTAGGTTACAGTGACAGTAACAAGGATGGCGGTATCTTGGCTAGCCAATGGTCACTTTACCATGCACAGAACAGGCTTACAGAAGTAGGAGCCTACCGTGAGATCAACATGGTATTCTTCCACGGTAAAGGTGGATCGATCAGCCGTGGTGCGGGACCTACTAACTGGTTTATCAAAGCACTGCCACCGTCGTCACTGAACGGTTACATGAGACTGACTGAACAAGGGGAGACGATTGAGCAAAAGTATGCAAACAAGATGAACGCCAGCTACAACCTGGAGTTGTTGCAGGCAGGAACGGCTGCTGCTACCATTCGTGACACAAGACGTGACCCGAAAAACTATGAGTACAGTAAGATCTTCTCATGGTTAGCAGAAGAAAGCAAGCAATTGTATGTGGACTTGCTGAACCACCCTCACTTCATTACTTATTTTGCTGAGGCAACACCAATTGATGCTATTGAGTCTAGCCGAATTGGTTCAAGACCTGCAAGACGTACAGGTAAGCGAACATTGGGAGACTTAAGGGCGATCCCTTGGGTATTTAGCTGGAGCCAGTCACGTTGTAACCTAACCAGCTGGTTTGGTGTGGGAACAACATTGGAGAGACTGAAGAAGGAAAGACCAAAAGACTTTAAGACTTTCAAGGAAGGACTAAAGACAGATGCGTTCATCCGTTATGTCTTTACCAATATTGACACCAGTCTGGAAGCGACCAATGAGGAAATCATGGAACAGTACTCAACATTGGTAAAAGATAAAGAGGTTCGTTCATCTATCTTCAAGATTCTGTCTACCGAGCTCAAGAAAACACGTGCAATATTCAAGGAGCTGCTGGAACAGGAGTTTGAGGCGAGAAGAAGTAATCATTATCACTCAAACCTGTTAAGATCGGAAGCCTTAAAGCCTCTGCATAAGAAACAGATTACATTGCTTAAAAAGTGGAGAGATCAGAAGGAGAAACAGCCTGACTCACCAGAAACAGAATACACATTATTAAGTCTACTGGGATCAATCAATGCAATTTCAAGTGCACTGAGGACTACAGGTTGA
- a CDS encoding formate/nitrite transporter family protein encodes MYNTPKEILPAISKAAIQKDSYSLDKQLLLGFFGGAYVAFGSVLALVVGGGMPGIAAENPGLVKFAFGAVFPIGLILVIVAGAELFTSSTAIMTVSVLNKERSMKSLLKVWTVGYLSNFVGAVFVAYFLGYHTGLLTSGPFADSAINIAVAKTSNPFFKTFVKGIGANWLVCLAAWQAYAAKDITGKVLGIWFPVMTFVAFGFEHCIANMFFVPMGMLLGADISWSQFITANLIPATLGNIVGGALFVGAAYWYIYVKPDKKKTDNMPVEEMEKELVNV; translated from the coding sequence ATGTATAATACACCAAAAGAAATTTTACCAGCCATCAGCAAGGCAGCCATTCAGAAAGACAGCTACTCATTAGACAAACAATTGCTTTTAGGTTTTTTCGGAGGTGCTTATGTCGCATTCGGAAGTGTATTAGCATTAGTAGTAGGAGGTGGTATGCCAGGCATCGCAGCTGAGAACCCTGGTCTTGTCAAGTTTGCTTTTGGTGCTGTATTCCCGATCGGTCTTATTCTGGTGATTGTTGCAGGAGCAGAGCTGTTTACGTCAAGTACAGCTATCATGACGGTTTCTGTTCTCAATAAGGAACGTAGCATGAAATCACTGCTTAAAGTATGGACAGTGGGCTACCTATCCAATTTTGTAGGGGCTGTCTTTGTGGCATATTTCTTAGGTTACCATACAGGTCTTCTTACCTCTGGGCCATTTGCGGATTCTGCAATCAATATTGCGGTGGCCAAAACTTCCAATCCATTCTTCAAGACATTCGTGAAAGGCATCGGAGCCAACTGGCTTGTTTGTTTGGCTGCTTGGCAAGCATATGCAGCTAAAGACATTACAGGTAAGGTGTTAGGTATATGGTTTCCGGTTATGACGTTTGTGGCATTTGGTTTTGAGCACTGTATTGCCAATATGTTTTTTGTTCCGATGGGTATGTTACTTGGAGCAGACATCTCTTGGAGTCAGTTTATTACAGCAAACCTGATCCCTGCCACTTTGGGTAATATTGTTGGTGGAGCATTATTCGTAGGAGCAGCCTACTGGTATATCTATGTGAAACCGGATAAGAAGAAGACAGATAATATGCCAGTAGAGGAGATGGAAAAAGAATTGGTGAATGTATAG
- a CDS encoding carboxylesterase family protein encodes MKIVKLITLLVCLIGLFGTVSAQDTPQYEAKQYIVKGDTLNYRILFPKDYDSTKKYPFILFLHGAGERGNDNEKQLMHGSTLFTQPENYDKYRAIVVFPQCPEGSFWSNIDFTKNEDGTRELNFPSKNLLNTPGKMAMDVVKNLVDEKKVDESSMYVMGLSMGGFGTLATIGTYPKTFAAAIPICGGGNTNVAKKYAKNTATWLFHGAKDNVVLPENSRTMYKALQDLNAEVKYTEYPEANHNSWDPAFAESELLPWLFSHKR; translated from the coding sequence ATGAAAATTGTAAAACTGATTACGCTTTTAGTATGCCTAATAGGCTTGTTTGGTACAGTGTCAGCTCAAGACACTCCTCAATACGAGGCCAAACAATATATTGTAAAAGGCGACACCCTCAACTACCGTATCCTTTTCCCTAAGGATTATGACAGCACCAAGAAATACCCATTCATTCTGTTTCTGCATGGTGCTGGCGAAAGAGGCAATGACAATGAGAAACAGTTGATGCACGGAAGTACATTATTTACACAACCCGAAAATTATGATAAGTATCGTGCTATAGTTGTTTTCCCCCAGTGTCCTGAAGGCAGTTTTTGGTCAAATATTGATTTCACTAAAAATGAGGATGGAACCAGAGAGTTGAACTTCCCTTCAAAAAATCTTCTGAACACACCTGGAAAAATGGCAATGGATGTGGTGAAAAACCTTGTAGATGAAAAAAAGGTAGATGAATCCAGCATGTATGTCATGGGGCTTTCGATGGGTGGTTTTGGTACACTGGCAACCATTGGAACATATCCTAAAACGTTTGCTGCTGCTATCCCAATCTGTGGAGGAGGAAACACTAATGTTGCCAAAAAATACGCAAAAAATACTGCAACCTGGTTATTCCACGGAGCCAAGGATAATGTTGTTTTGCCTGAAAACTCCAGAACCATGTACAAGGCATTACAGGATTTGAATGCAGAAGTGAAATACACTGAATACCCTGAAGCAAACCATAACAGTTGGGACCCTGCCTTTGCAGAAAGTGAATTGCTGCCTTGGTTATTTTCACATAAGAGATAA
- the pflB gene encoding formate C-acetyltransferase, translating to MKTTVASFKGTKWQNTIDVYDFVINNVTPYEGDASFLSGPTEATKKLWDLCLVAMKEERENGGCRDVDVDTISTVTSHKPGYIDSNLEKIVGLQTDMLLKRAMKPYGGYRVVEKAVQEKGKQVNPEVTKVFECVMDHNNAVFSAYDQEIRNYRSMGILTGLPDNYARGRIIGDYRRLALYGTDRLIEEKQKDKVAIEGDLTAEQIRLRLEVSEQVKALNDIKVLGEMHGLDLSRPAENAQEAIQWTYMAYLAAVKEQDGAAMSLGNVSSFFDVYIQNDLEEGLITEEEAQEFIDHFVMKLRMVRHLRPGAYDEIFGGDPTWVTEAIGGMYNDGRTKVTKTSFRFLQTLYNLGPSPEPNLTVLWSDNLPEGFKQFCSQVSIDTSSVQYENDDLMRPNRGSDDYGIACCVSYQHIGKRIQFFGARTNLPKTLLLALNGGKEEFKGAQIVEGIKEMSADKVLDYDKVLANFKLAMKDVARVYAKTMNIIHYMHDHYYYEKAQFAFLDTNPGIDMAYGAAGISIIADSLSAIKYAKVTPVRNEDGLTVDFEIDGDFPKFGNDDDRVDNIAKEITHYFFSELAKHKTYRNAVPTMSLLTITSNVMYGKKTGSTPDGRKAGESFAPGANPMHGRDTHGAIASLNSVAKLNYDDAQDGISNTFSIVPQALGAGKDMQIDNLVAMMDGYFGKGAHHLNVNVLNRDTLMDAYEHPENYPQLTIRVSGYAVNFIRLSKAHQLEVIARTFHESM from the coding sequence ATGAAAACGACTGTAGCATCATTCAAAGGGACTAAGTGGCAAAACACTATTGACGTTTACGATTTTGTAATCAATAACGTAACACCTTACGAGGGGGACGCATCTTTCTTGTCTGGACCGACAGAAGCAACCAAAAAACTTTGGGACTTATGTTTGGTTGCCATGAAAGAAGAGCGTGAAAATGGTGGTTGTCGAGATGTTGATGTAGATACAATTTCTACAGTGACAAGTCATAAACCTGGCTACATCGATAGCAATCTTGAGAAAATTGTGGGACTTCAAACCGATATGCTACTGAAGCGTGCTATGAAACCCTATGGTGGTTACCGTGTGGTAGAAAAAGCCGTTCAGGAAAAAGGCAAGCAGGTAAACCCTGAAGTAACCAAGGTTTTTGAATGTGTGATGGATCACAATAATGCGGTATTCTCTGCCTATGACCAGGAGATCAGAAATTACCGTTCAATGGGTATCCTGACAGGTCTTCCTGATAATTATGCCCGTGGCCGTATCATTGGTGATTACCGTAGACTGGCTTTGTATGGTACTGACCGCTTGATTGAAGAAAAGCAGAAAGATAAAGTAGCCATTGAAGGTGACTTGACTGCTGAACAAATACGCTTGCGTCTTGAAGTGAGTGAGCAGGTTAAAGCACTCAATGATATCAAGGTTTTGGGCGAAATGCATGGACTGGATTTAAGCAGACCTGCTGAAAATGCTCAAGAAGCGATTCAATGGACCTATATGGCGTACTTGGCTGCCGTAAAAGAGCAGGATGGTGCCGCAATGTCATTGGGTAACGTTTCATCCTTCTTTGATGTATATATTCAGAATGACCTTGAAGAAGGGCTTATCACTGAAGAAGAAGCGCAGGAATTTATCGACCATTTTGTAATGAAACTCAGAATGGTGCGTCATCTGCGTCCTGGTGCATACGATGAGATCTTTGGTGGTGACCCAACTTGGGTAACTGAAGCTATCGGTGGTATGTACAATGATGGCAGAACCAAGGTAACCAAGACCTCATTCAGGTTCCTGCAAACGCTTTACAACTTAGGTCCATCGCCTGAGCCAAACCTGACTGTACTTTGGTCTGATAACCTGCCAGAAGGGTTTAAGCAATTCTGTTCTCAGGTTTCAATTGACACTTCTTCAGTGCAATATGAGAATGACGACCTGATGCGTCCTAACCGTGGTTCTGACGATTATGGTATTGCTTGCTGTGTATCTTACCAGCATATCGGTAAACGTATTCAGTTCTTTGGAGCAAGAACTAACCTGCCTAAGACACTACTTTTGGCATTGAATGGTGGTAAGGAAGAGTTTAAAGGTGCTCAGATTGTAGAGGGTATCAAAGAGATGTCTGCTGACAAGGTACTGGACTACGATAAGGTCTTGGCAAACTTTAAGCTGGCAATGAAGGATGTGGCTCGTGTATATGCCAAAACGATGAATATCATCCACTATATGCACGACCATTATTACTATGAAAAAGCACAGTTTGCCTTCTTGGATACCAATCCTGGTATTGATATGGCATATGGTGCTGCCGGTATCTCCATTATAGCCGACTCACTGTCAGCAATCAAGTATGCAAAAGTAACGCCTGTGCGTAATGAAGATGGACTGACTGTAGATTTCGAGATCGATGGTGACTTCCCTAAATTCGGTAATGATGATGATAGGGTAGACAATATTGCGAAGGAAATTACTCATTACTTCTTTAGCGAATTGGCTAAGCATAAAACTTACCGTAACGCAGTGCCTACTATGTCACTCCTTACCATTACTTCAAATGTGATGTATGGTAAGAAAACAGGTTCTACTCCTGACGGTCGTAAGGCAGGAGAGTCATTTGCACCAGGTGCCAACCCAATGCACGGTAGAGACACTCACGGAGCAATTGCTTCCTTGAACTCTGTGGCAAAACTGAATTATGATGATGCACAGGACGGTATTTCAAATACATTCTCTATTGTACCACAAGCTTTGGGTGCTGGCAAGGACATGCAAATTGATAACCTTGTAGCCATGATGGATGGGTACTTTGGAAAAGGAGCTCATCACTTGAATGTCAATGTACTGAACCGTGATACGTTGATGGATGCTTACGAACACCCTGAAAATTATCCGCAACTGACCATCCGTGTTTCAGGATATGCGGTGAACTTTATCAGATTGTCTAAAGCACACCAACTGGAAGTGATTGCAAGGACTTTCCATGAGTCGATGTAA